The Pseudomonas pergaminensis nucleotide sequence ATCAGCAGCGGCACGATCTTGGCCACGGTGGTGATCTGATTGATAAACGCGGCCTCCTTGATCCCACGCAACACCAGAAAATGCACAGCCCACAGCAGCAAGGACGCGCAGCCGATGGCCACCGGCGTGTTGCCCTGACCGAATATCGGAAAAAAATAACCGAGGGTGCTGAACAGCAACACGAAGTAACCCACGTTGCCCATCCAGGCGCTGATCCAGTAACCCCAGGCCGACGAGAAGCCCATGTAGTCGCCGAAGCCTGCCTTGGCATAGGCGTACACGCCCGAGTCCAATTCAGGCTTGCGGTTGGCCAGGGTCTGGAACACGAAGGCCAGGGTCAACATACCCACGGCGGTGATCGCCCAGCCGATCAGCACGGCGCCCACCTCGGCGCGTGCGGCCATATTCTGCGGTAACGAGAAAATCCCCCCGCCGATCATCGACCCCACTACCAGGGCGATCAGGGCACTGAGCCGAAGTTTCTGGGCGGGTTGGGACATGAACACTCCTGAATGAATAAATCGTTTTAGCTGACAACTGTGCACTCAACTAATTAACCCAGCGAGTGTAGCGTTTATTAGAGACCGCAATAAAACACGGCGTTAATAACCCAAGGGCATGACAGTTTATAGGGTTGAGGCTTATTTAGAATTTAAATACGGCGACTACCTTGTCGTGTATTGGCTACTTATTGTCGCCTCTATGAAAAGTTTGCACATTCGGAAAAACGGACTAGCTTAAAACGTCCACACGTAGCACTAAATGATTAACCAATACCGCAGGGATCGCTCTGGAAAGCCCCTTTGCGCGGAAAACTATTGCCCACGGCTTTGCACCCTAAGTCATTAATTCACAATGGAATGTGCCAATGAAGTGATCTGAGTCAGCTGTTTGATTAGCGCACGGATTTATTCTGTGGTCTCTCTTCTCCTGCATTGGAGTTATGCGATGTCTGAATCTCCCGGAAAACTTCGACTGGGCGCACTGGTTGCACTTGTCGTCGGCTCAATGATTGGCGGCGGGATCTTCTCACTGCCGCAAAATATGGCCGCCAGTGCCGATGTCGGCGCCGTGCTGATTGGTTGGGTGATTACCGCCATCGGCATGTTGACCCTCGCGTTTGTGTTCCAGACCCTCGCCAACCGCAAGCCCGACCTCGACGGCGGCGTGTATGCCTACGCCAAGGCCGGCTTCGGCGACTACATGGGCTTCTCTTCAGCTTGGGGCTACTGGATCAGCGCCTGGCTGGGCAACGTGGGTTATTTCGTGTTGCTGTTCAGCACCCTCGGTTACTTTTTCCCGATCTTTGGCGAAGGCAATACCCCTGCTGCGGTGATCGGTGCGTCGGTGCTGCTGTGGGCCGTGCATTTCCTGGTGCTGCGCGGCATCAAGGAAGCGGCATTCATCAACCTGGTGACCACCGTCGCCAAAGTGGTGCCGCTGGTGCTGTTTGTGTTGATCGCCCTGTTCGCGTTCAAGCTGGACATCTTCACCGCTGACATCTGGGGCGTGAAAAATCCCGACCTGGGCAGCGTGATGAACCAGGTGCGCAACATGATGCTGGTCACCGTGTGGGTGTTCATCGGCATCGAAGGCGCGAGCATCTTCTCCTCCCGCGCAGAAAAACGCTCCGACGTGGGCAAGGCCACGGTAATCGGCTTTATCACCGTGCTGTTGTTCCTGATGCTGGTGAACGTGCTGTCCCTGGGCATCATGACCCAACCGGAACTGGCCAAGCTGCAAAACCCATCGATGGCCGCCGTGCTGGAACATGTGGTGGGCCACTGGGGTGCGGTGCTGATCAGCGTCGGCTTGATCATCTCGCTGCTGGGGGCGCTGCTGTCGTGGGTGCTGCTGTGTGCGGAGATCATGTTCGCCGCCGCCAAGGACCACACCATGCCGGAGTTCCTGCGCAAGGAGAACGCCAACCATGTGCCGGCCAACGCCCTGTGGCTGACCAACGCCATGGTGCAGATATTCCTGGTGATCACGCTGTTTTCCGCCAGCACCTACCTGTCGCTGATCTACCTCGCCACCTCGATGATCCTGGTGCCTTACCTGTGGTCGGCGGCTTACGCATTACTGCTGGCCGTGCGCGGCGAGACCTACGAAAACGCCCTGCGCGAGCGCAAGAAAGACCTGTTCATCGGCGCTATCGCGCTGATCTACGCGATCTGGCTGCTGTATGCAGGCGGCGTCAAATACCTGCTGTTGTCCGCCCTGCTGTATGCCCCCGGCGTAATCCTGTTCGCCAAGGCCAAGCATGAACTGGGCAAACCGATTTTCACCCACGTCGAGAAGCTGATTTTCGCCGCAGTGGTCATTGGCGCCCTGGTGGCGGCCTATGGGCTCTACGACGGCTTCCTGACCCTGTAACACCTGAATCTTTTGTTCACTGGAGGATCTGTAATGATCACGGAAAAAGTGAAGTACGGCGTACATTCCGAAGCCGGCAAACTGCGCAAAGTCATGGTGTGCTCCCCAGGCTTGGCCCACCAGCGGCTGACCCCCAACAACTGCGATGAACTGCTGTTCGATGATGTGCTGTGGGTGGCCCAGGCCAAGCGCGACCATTTCGACTTCGTCACCAAGATGCGCGAGCGGGAC carries:
- the arcD gene encoding arginine-ornithine antiporter, with protein sequence MSESPGKLRLGALVALVVGSMIGGGIFSLPQNMAASADVGAVLIGWVITAIGMLTLAFVFQTLANRKPDLDGGVYAYAKAGFGDYMGFSSAWGYWISAWLGNVGYFVLLFSTLGYFFPIFGEGNTPAAVIGASVLLWAVHFLVLRGIKEAAFINLVTTVAKVVPLVLFVLIALFAFKLDIFTADIWGVKNPDLGSVMNQVRNMMLVTVWVFIGIEGASIFSSRAEKRSDVGKATVIGFITVLLFLMLVNVLSLGIMTQPELAKLQNPSMAAVLEHVVGHWGAVLISVGLIISLLGALLSWVLLCAEIMFAAAKDHTMPEFLRKENANHVPANALWLTNAMVQIFLVITLFSASTYLSLIYLATSMILVPYLWSAAYALLLAVRGETYENALRERKKDLFIGAIALIYAIWLLYAGGVKYLLLSALLYAPGVILFAKAKHELGKPIFTHVEKLIFAAVVIGALVAAYGLYDGFLTL